The genomic interval CTTCAGTTGATGGACGATTCCAGGCGACGCGAGGTACTCCGTCGATTCAGTGGAGGGAAAGGGTTACCTGAGCCTTGGTCGCGGTTACATAGACAGCTCATCGAAACGCAATGACCGCGTACAACCTCTCGGCTACTCCCTGGGCAAGACCCCTGTTTTGCATCCAGGCGTAGCGTCGCTTCAATTTGCTGACACGTCTTGTGGATGTCCTGTTGTTCGCTTCGCTCGACCGCCCGCTACCGTCGTTGACCGTTTCACGGTGTTGCGTTTTCAAGATCCTGGTGGGCTGTGGATCGCCGAAGACGCACCCATGGAATAGATCTCTTGGCAACTCGAAACAATATTTCGTCATGCACAGCATGACCTACGACTTAGCTCAGGCGAATTGCCACACCACTGGCGGTTTCGCTATCATTTCGCCATGGAAATCCTCAACGAATCGATTTACGACCACCCCAAATATTACGACTTGGTATTTGGTGCCGACTGTGCCGCGGAGACCAAGTTCATCTTAGGCTGCGCCGAGCGGCATTTGAGCCGCCCGGCCAGGCGGATGTTTGAGCCGGCCTGTGGGACCGGACGTTTGCTACATTCGCTTGCAAAACGTGGCTACACCGTGGGCGGTTTGGACCTCAATCCGGCGGCCGTGGATTTTTGCAATGCCAGGCTGGCCCGACATGGATTCGATGATCGCGCTTTTGTCGCGGACATGTCGGATTTCAAAGTCCGGGGCAAGTGGGATGTTGCGTTCAACACGATCAACAGTTTCCGGCACTTGGACAGCGAAGCGGCCGCGATGGGGCACATGGAATCGATGGCCCGCGCGATTCGAGTCGGCGGGCTTTATTTGTTGGGTGTTCACCTGACACCGACGAAGGCGCCGCCCAGTGAGTCAGAGTCTTGGTCGGCGCGGCGCGGGCATTTGGCCGTCTCGACTCACATGTGGACCAACAGTCGCAACCGCAAGACTCGCGTCGAACGTTTCGGGATTCGGTTCGACGTTCACAGCCCGTCGCGAAGTTTTCGTATCGAAGACGAGCTGGTGCTGCGAAGTTATACGGTCGACCAGATGGCGGAATTGATCGACCGCAGCAAGCTTTGGCGGATCGCGGAAACGTATGACTTCAGTTACGACCTCAAGCACCCCATCAAGGTTGACGCGACCAGTGAAGATGTCGTGTACGCGCTGATCCGCAAACCCGGCTGAGATCACCCAATGGAGAAACTCCGCTACAGTCGCCTTGAAATCACTAGTGCATCGTCCAGTCTTAGAACGTGGGTTCGGCAGATGAGCCGTTTTGGCGTTAGCCACGGTTTTCGTGACACAACCGTGGCTAACGCCAAAACGGCTAACCCCAAAATCAAGACCGGACGATGCACTAGTGGGCTTTTGATTGAGCGCGTTGCGCAATTCTTGTGAGCCGATGGCGCTAGCCACGGGCTTCGAAGGGGTGCGTCTTCACCATAAGGCCCGCGGCCAGCGCCGTCGGCTCAGTAAACCAACAGCCGGCAAGATTTGGGAACAATCACCAAGTGTCCGCTCGAGTCGGCCGCCAGTTTTTAGCCGACTTGTTTGTCCTCTCGTCCAAGTGTCGCGGCGGCGGCGGCGACGACGATCGCAAGGACACCGATTCCACCTCCGACCACCGCGCTCCAACCCCACTGAGCTTTTTCGCGTGCGTCACGTTTGTATCCGTAGGGGGCCGTGAGATCGATGGAGAGTTTTTCCATGTCTTCGAATTCGCGGACCATCATCGCCGGTTCGACTTCGGTGACGGCTTGTCGGACGCTGGCGATGTGATCCTCTGACGTTTGCGGTGTCTCGAGCATGCTCCAGCGAATCCCGGAATATCCGCCAATCACGAGCCCGATCACGGCGATCAGCCCCATCACGGAGAACAGGATCGTCGCACCCGTGCTCATTCCCCTCGCCTTTGCCGCGCGGGCCTGGCCGGTCGAGGCGTCTGGTGTCGGCTCGGCGGTGGGCAACTGCTTCAACT from Stieleria varia carries:
- a CDS encoding SAM-dependent methyltransferase, which codes for MEILNESIYDHPKYYDLVFGADCAAETKFILGCAERHLSRPARRMFEPACGTGRLLHSLAKRGYTVGGLDLNPAAVDFCNARLARHGFDDRAFVADMSDFKVRGKWDVAFNTINSFRHLDSEAAAMGHMESMARAIRVGGLYLLGVHLTPTKAPPSESESWSARRGHLAVSTHMWTNSRNRKTRVERFGIRFDVHSPSRSFRIEDELVLRSYTVDQMAELIDRSKLWRIAETYDFSYDLKHPIKVDATSEDVVYALIRKPG